Proteins encoded by one window of Chondromyces crocatus:
- a CDS encoding glutamine--tRNA ligase/YqeY domain fusion protein, translating into MSTTSEPGASPSPKGPADASTASSTPSNFIREIIEEDLRTGRRDRVVTRFPPEPNGYLHIGHAKAICLNFGMAREFGGVCHLRLDDTNPTTEDIEFVEAIQRDVRWLGFDWAEKKFHASDYYEQIYEFTEALILRGKAYVCSLSEEDTRKYRGTISEAGTPSPYRERTVEENLDLLRRMRKGEFPDGAHVVRAKIDMANPNMKLRDPPIVRIRHAHHFRTGDTWCIYPLYDFAHALSDWIEGITHSLCTLEFENNRELYDWFLEALELGNRPKQYEFARLNLTYMLMSKRKLLQLVEKKFVSGWDDPRMWTIAGLRRRGYTPEAVRNLCERVGVAKTNSVVDVALLDHVVREDLSPRSPRVMCVLNPLKVVIESWAEGEVEQLDAPYWPADIGKEGSRKVPLSREIYIERDDFMENPPKDWHRLAPGGEVRLRHGYVIRCTAVEKDETTGEIVALRCTHDPASRGGGGRKVKGTIHWVSVAHAQEVEVRLYDRLFAVEQPGVAEDITTELNSNSLVVVRGRAEPSLAEAKAGEHVQFERLGFFFVDPVDSRDGAPIFNRTVALKDSWSKQSASAGKAATEAATGASSSTATSEKGSKSESKSAEAKAGTPKGTAPKASAELSPEAQAVRDKHGITPEEARILTGDLDLLALFEAAVAAHPSPKGVAKWVVNEVRRELKGGSAKALPFTGAALGELVALVEAGTLSAPLGKEVLAELVREGGSPKAIVDKRGLTQISDSGAVETAVDAVLGENADAVARYRAGNQNVLGALVGLVMKRTGGKANPKLVNELLRKRLDSAG; encoded by the coding sequence ATGTCGACGACGAGCGAGCCCGGCGCGAGCCCCTCGCCCAAGGGCCCAGCGGACGCGAGCACAGCCAGCTCGACCCCTTCCAACTTCATCCGCGAGATCATCGAAGAGGATCTCCGGACTGGACGGCGCGATCGGGTGGTCACGCGCTTCCCTCCGGAGCCGAACGGCTACCTCCACATCGGTCACGCCAAGGCCATCTGCTTGAACTTCGGCATGGCGCGCGAGTTCGGCGGCGTCTGCCACCTGCGGCTGGACGACACGAACCCCACCACCGAGGACATCGAGTTCGTCGAGGCGATCCAGCGCGACGTGCGCTGGCTCGGGTTCGACTGGGCCGAGAAGAAGTTCCACGCCTCGGATTACTACGAGCAGATCTACGAGTTCACCGAGGCGCTGATCCTGCGCGGCAAGGCCTACGTGTGCAGCCTCAGCGAGGAGGACACGCGCAAATACCGCGGTACGATCAGCGAGGCCGGTACGCCGAGCCCCTACCGGGAGCGCACCGTGGAGGAGAACCTCGACCTGCTCCGCCGCATGCGCAAAGGCGAGTTCCCCGATGGCGCCCACGTGGTGCGCGCCAAGATCGACATGGCGAACCCGAACATGAAGCTGCGCGATCCGCCGATCGTGCGCATCCGCCATGCACACCATTTTCGCACGGGCGACACGTGGTGCATCTATCCGCTCTACGACTTCGCGCACGCGCTGTCGGACTGGATCGAGGGGATCACCCACTCGCTCTGCACGCTCGAGTTCGAGAACAACCGCGAGCTGTACGACTGGTTCCTGGAGGCGCTGGAGCTGGGCAACCGGCCGAAGCAGTACGAGTTCGCGCGGCTGAACCTGACCTACATGCTGATGAGCAAGCGCAAGCTGCTCCAGCTCGTGGAGAAGAAGTTCGTCAGCGGCTGGGACGACCCGCGGATGTGGACCATCGCCGGCCTGCGCCGCCGGGGCTACACCCCGGAAGCCGTGCGGAACCTGTGCGAGCGCGTCGGCGTGGCGAAGACGAACAGCGTCGTCGACGTGGCGCTGCTCGACCACGTGGTGCGCGAGGACCTGAGCCCCCGCTCGCCTCGCGTGATGTGCGTCCTCAACCCGCTGAAGGTGGTGATCGAGAGCTGGGCCGAGGGCGAAGTCGAGCAGCTCGACGCGCCGTACTGGCCTGCCGACATCGGCAAGGAGGGCTCACGCAAGGTCCCGCTCTCGCGCGAGATCTACATCGAGCGCGACGACTTCATGGAGAACCCGCCGAAGGACTGGCATCGCCTCGCGCCTGGTGGCGAGGTGCGCCTGCGCCACGGGTACGTCATCCGGTGTACGGCCGTCGAGAAGGACGAAACGACGGGAGAGATCGTCGCCCTGCGCTGCACCCACGATCCGGCGAGCCGCGGCGGCGGCGGTCGCAAGGTGAAGGGGACCATTCACTGGGTCTCCGTTGCGCACGCCCAGGAGGTCGAGGTTCGCCTGTACGATCGCCTGTTCGCCGTCGAGCAGCCGGGTGTCGCCGAGGACATCACCACCGAGCTGAACTCGAACTCCCTTGTGGTCGTGCGCGGTCGGGCCGAGCCCAGCCTCGCCGAGGCGAAGGCCGGCGAGCACGTCCAGTTCGAGCGGCTGGGCTTCTTCTTCGTCGATCCCGTCGACAGCCGTGACGGCGCGCCGATCTTCAACCGCACCGTGGCGCTGAAGGACAGCTGGTCGAAGCAGAGCGCCAGCGCTGGCAAGGCCGCCACCGAGGCAGCCACGGGCGCTTCCTCCAGCACGGCCACGTCGGAGAAGGGTTCGAAGAGCGAGTCGAAGTCGGCCGAAGCCAAGGCGGGCACGCCCAAAGGCACGGCACCGAAGGCGAGTGCAGAACTCTCCCCCGAGGCGCAGGCCGTGCGCGACAAGCACGGGATCACCCCCGAAGAGGCCCGCATCCTCACGGGCGATCTCGACCTGCTCGCCCTGTTCGAGGCGGCAGTGGCGGCGCACCCGAGTCCCAAGGGCGTCGCCAAGTGGGTCGTCAACGAGGTGCGCCGGGAGCTCAAGGGCGGCAGCGCGAAGGCCCTGCCGTTCACGGGCGCGGCCCTCGGCGAGTTGGTCGCGCTGGTCGAGGCGGGCACGCTCTCCGCGCCCCTGGGCAAGGAAGTGCTCGCCGAGCTGGTGCGCGAAGGCGGCAGCCCCAAGGCCATCGTCGACAAGCGCGGCCTCACCCAGATCAGCGACTCGGGGGCCGTGGAGACGGCCGTCGATGCCGTCCTCGGCGAGAACGCGGACGCCGTCGCGCGCTACCGGGCCGGGAACCAGAACGTGCTCGGCGCGCTGGTCGGCCTGGTCATGAAGCGGACGGGTGGTAAGGCCAACCCCAAGCTGGTCAACGAGCTGCTCCGGAAGCGCCTCGACAGCGCCGGCTGA